From the Leptospira biflexa serovar Patoc strain 'Patoc 1 (Paris)' genome, one window contains:
- a CDS encoding ABC transporter substrate-binding protein, whose translation MRTLSLVFFLLSLTFCRRDSVEFDIKIALPSDPTNLDPLFSTDLTSQKLARFLHQGLFISEKGFFISPWITKETKVQSASESILRFTLNSDSPPIQDIQFSLSRLILESYPRKADYQFLKSVEILSGSVLELHIRKDTSESEWKEKLSLPFASIIGKEEWAKNTLKTYGKYKLVNWKKNEFIDIHYQKDNGIQFPKSIRFYILPQSTTSLFLYRKSELDAFKLSDFLLSIPEATSIYALTKKGRSVQYVTINQTNPCFDFHFRNALNFSIPRELIIQKLLENHADLTYGPIPLPYLETLKLKLTNIDISYNREKALIELKQSRCYPNILTKQIEFRMRGDDENQTKGRAIKQALEEIGLKIKLKPMEKAPLYKENGEGKGDLTLLTWYSDYDSVWNFLDPLFHPDKTGNGGNRSFYQNPKLGLIFNKPNRNLTDAIKVIETVTLDKPWIFLWSIQENYLVSKEFLRYTELADYL comes from the coding sequence ATGAGAACCTTATCCCTCGTTTTCTTTCTCTTGTCCCTCACTTTTTGTAGGAGAGATTCTGTAGAGTTTGACATTAAAATTGCTCTGCCATCAGACCCAACGAATTTGGATCCACTTTTTAGCACTGATCTCACAAGCCAAAAACTAGCTCGATTCCTCCACCAAGGGCTCTTTATTTCAGAAAAAGGATTTTTTATCTCCCCTTGGATCACAAAGGAAACAAAAGTGCAAAGTGCTTCCGAAAGCATTTTACGGTTTACCCTGAACTCAGACAGTCCACCAATTCAGGACATCCAATTTAGTTTATCTCGACTGATCTTAGAATCCTATCCAAGAAAAGCGGATTATCAGTTTTTGAAATCAGTTGAGATCCTCTCGGGATCCGTACTCGAGTTACATATCCGAAAAGACACATCAGAATCGGAATGGAAGGAAAAACTCAGTTTACCATTTGCCTCTATCATTGGGAAAGAAGAGTGGGCAAAAAATACGTTAAAAACGTATGGGAAATACAAACTAGTGAATTGGAAAAAAAATGAATTCATCGACATCCATTACCAAAAAGACAATGGAATTCAATTCCCAAAAAGCATACGATTTTATATTTTACCTCAATCTACGACCTCATTGTTTTTATATCGCAAATCAGAATTAGATGCTTTTAAACTATCGGATTTTTTACTTTCGATCCCAGAAGCAACATCGATATACGCTCTAACAAAAAAAGGAAGATCCGTACAATATGTTACCATCAACCAAACGAATCCATGTTTTGATTTTCATTTCCGAAATGCACTTAACTTTAGTATTCCAAGAGAACTCATCATTCAAAAACTCTTAGAAAATCATGCGGATCTAACGTATGGTCCAATTCCATTACCGTATTTGGAAACATTAAAATTAAAATTAACTAACATCGATATTTCATACAACAGAGAGAAAGCGTTAATTGAATTAAAACAATCCAGATGTTATCCGAATATTTTAACAAAACAAATTGAATTTCGAATGCGTGGGGATGACGAAAACCAAACCAAAGGAAGAGCCATTAAACAAGCGCTAGAAGAGATTGGATTAAAAATTAAATTAAAACCGATGGAAAAAGCTCCTCTATACAAAGAAAACGGAGAGGGAAAAGGAGACTTAACACTCCTAACATGGTATTCCGATTATGATTCTGTTTGGAATTTTTTGGACCCACTTTTTCATCCAGACAAAACTGGGAATGGTGGGAACAGGTCTTTCTATCAAAATCCTAAACTTGGACTCATTTTCAACAAACCCAATCGGAACTTAACAGACGCTATAAAAGTAATTGAAACTGTAACGTTGGACAAACCCTGGATTTTCCTGTGGTCCATCCAGGAAAATTATTTGGTATCTAAGGAGTTTCTTCGTTATACCGAACTCGCCGATTATCTATAA
- a CDS encoding ABC transporter ATP-binding protein: protein MKIYRKLWPYLAKYKYRLSLGVFLSIFVSIFNGASLTSLIPIFDSLGTGENYKFQIALTKKDQTLLSEYKNPDRLQGLTYWEWQFANLKEKTNAELAEKKPDDLVYLFCLIILPIYFLKLLCLAGTVYFVNSAGLLAVKDLRQALYQKLQVLPLNEFYREKTGVLMSRVINDVDIVGKVVSNDLKDAINDFFYIITHLIILLVLSWKLFFLLFIVIPLIVGPVSTFADRIRRTTKNQQEQLSELNGDLQEVISGIRVIRAFSMEEKEAERFFKVNQNLSDKTFKTHFYHQIGPALTELSGSVVTMVFLGIGAYLLEDSSFSKGMFIAFFLTLIFLMRPLKQMSILVNLIQASVIASDRVFEILGRDVDIKEPISPKPLGHLEKAIEYKNVTYLYPNTDLYALKNINLTLPKGGTIAIVGSSGAGKSTLVDLLPRLIDPSEGGIFWDDVNAKDLSLDNLRKRIGVVSQNIFLFNGSIRENIAFGKPDASEEEIRRAAEDAFASEFIESFEEGYDTIVGERGVMLSGGQRQRISIARTLLANPEVLILDEATSALDTESERLIQQAFVRLYENKTVIIIAHRLSTVKIADTIYYLENGEIVESGSHTDLLQNPNSKYKRLYDMQFSNSN from the coding sequence GTGAAGATTTACCGAAAACTCTGGCCATATTTGGCGAAATACAAATACAGACTCAGCTTAGGAGTTTTTCTGTCTATATTTGTTTCTATTTTTAACGGCGCTTCGCTCACCTCGCTCATCCCAATCTTTGATTCCTTGGGAACTGGCGAAAATTATAAGTTTCAAATTGCCCTAACCAAAAAAGACCAGACACTTCTCTCCGAATATAAAAATCCCGATCGTTTGCAAGGGCTGACATACTGGGAATGGCAATTTGCCAATCTCAAAGAAAAAACCAATGCAGAACTTGCCGAAAAAAAACCAGATGATTTGGTTTATCTATTTTGCCTCATCATTTTACCCATTTATTTTTTGAAGCTTCTTTGCCTGGCAGGCACTGTTTATTTTGTCAATTCGGCTGGGTTACTCGCTGTAAAAGACCTGCGCCAAGCCCTTTATCAAAAACTCCAAGTATTACCTCTCAATGAATTTTACCGTGAAAAAACGGGAGTTCTCATGAGTCGGGTCATCAATGACGTCGACATCGTTGGCAAAGTGGTATCGAATGATTTAAAAGATGCCATCAATGACTTTTTTTACATCATCACCCATTTAATCATCTTACTAGTGTTAAGTTGGAAATTGTTTTTTTTACTTTTTATTGTCATCCCCCTTATCGTTGGACCGGTGAGTACCTTTGCCGATCGAATTCGAAGGACCACCAAAAACCAACAAGAGCAGTTGTCTGAATTAAATGGTGACCTCCAGGAAGTGATTTCTGGAATCCGAGTGATCCGTGCTTTTTCAATGGAAGAAAAGGAAGCGGAACGATTTTTTAAAGTCAACCAAAACCTATCTGACAAAACATTTAAGACTCACTTTTACCATCAAATAGGTCCCGCCTTAACAGAGTTATCTGGTTCGGTTGTTACCATGGTGTTTTTGGGGATAGGAGCTTATTTATTAGAAGATTCCAGTTTTTCCAAAGGTATGTTCATCGCATTTTTTCTAACGCTCATTTTTCTAATGCGTCCTCTCAAACAAATGAGCATATTGGTGAATTTAATCCAAGCCTCAGTGATAGCAAGTGACCGAGTCTTTGAAATCCTTGGACGGGATGTTGACATCAAAGAACCAATATCTCCAAAACCATTAGGTCATTTGGAAAAAGCGATCGAATACAAAAATGTAACTTATCTTTATCCCAATACAGATTTATATGCATTAAAAAATATCAACCTCACCTTACCGAAAGGAGGAACCATTGCCATTGTTGGTTCCTCTGGTGCAGGAAAATCCACATTAGTTGATTTGTTACCAAGATTGATTGATCCTTCTGAAGGTGGGATTTTTTGGGATGATGTGAACGCCAAAGATTTGAGTTTGGATAATCTCCGAAAACGAATTGGTGTGGTTTCTCAAAATATTTTTTTGTTCAATGGTTCCATTCGAGAAAACATTGCCTTTGGAAAACCAGATGCATCTGAAGAAGAAATCCGAAGAGCTGCTGAAGATGCATTTGCTTCCGAGTTCATTGAATCCTTTGAAGAAGGTTACGATACGATCGTCGGCGAACGGGGAGTGATGTTGTCTGGAGGCCAAAGGCAGAGGATCTCCATTGCAAGGACATTACTTGCCAATCCAGAAGTCCTTATTTTAGATGAAGCAACTTCAGCATTGGATACAGAATCGGAAAGATTGATCCAACAAGCATTTGTTCGATTGTACGAAAACAAAACGGTTATCATCATTGCTCACCGTTTATCGACTGTTAAAATTGCTGATACGATCTACTATTTAGAAAATGGAGAGATTGTTGAATCCGGAAGTCACACAGATCTCTTACAAAATCCAAATTCCAAATACAAACGATTGTATGATATGCAGTTTTCGAATTCGAATTGA
- a CDS encoding zinc ribbon domain-containing protein: MDFLLYFYSVLFGIILIAPFILFYYRFQVDESPFGKETEAHLKAIYEKKSNLLDSLKDIRSDFDSGKLTEEEFQSQSIPYIEELETVESELVEKRKGTVTMNQPKINSNWTCANCGSFVPVPNAKFCPNCGTGRLA; this comes from the coding sequence ATGGATTTTCTCTTATATTTCTATTCGGTATTATTTGGAATCATTCTGATTGCGCCATTTATATTGTTTTACTATCGGTTCCAAGTGGATGAATCTCCCTTTGGGAAAGAAACCGAGGCACACCTCAAAGCTATTTATGAAAAAAAGAGTAACCTACTCGATTCTTTAAAAGACATTCGATCTGACTTTGATTCTGGAAAACTCACAGAAGAGGAATTCCAATCTCAATCCATTCCTTACATAGAAGAATTGGAAACAGTTGAATCGGAATTAGTGGAAAAACGAAAAGGGACAGTAACGATGAACCAACCGAAGATCAACTCAAACTGGACATGTGCCAATTGTGGATCTTTTGTTCCAGTACCCAATGCAAAATTTTGCCCGAACTGTGGCACTGGTCGATTGGCATAA